ttttaattgttatGAAATCTATACTGAATACAAGATTAATTAAGCAAGGACGATAAAAATCATAACTTCAGTCAAGTTGACATATACACGGTATAGCTTATATTCTCAAGATGGATAAGTCACCAATTCTATAAGCTTAGAGTGATAGGTGCAATTAAACATTAGAAATTAGGAATCAAATTACCTTTGATTGAAGCCTTTTTGTACTTATCCTTCCTTTCAACCTCATTTTCCCATCCACAAATGTCATCACCAATTTCATCCCTCTCCTCATTTCCTATTTCACTTTCACTTGCTGTCTCCCATTCAGAATCATCAGTTTCCTGGCCACACATGTCTCCAGCATCACCCTCACAGTGAACTCCACCATGTTTAATAGCAGCCTCTCTAAACAACCAAGCTGCACGCATCTGCTTTTTTACTAAACGCTCAGCATAATCAGGAACCTTGTTTTGTCTCAAAGACAGATCTGGATCATTTGATTGAGAACACTCATTTATAAACAGAATAGCATCTAGTAAGCTCTCCTTGGCTAAACCAAGCATGTCGTACGCCTGAGCTCTTCGCCAAAGGCTTTTGGCATGACGGTTCACAGGATTATGGAGACATAATGCACGAGTAGCATCACCTATAGCAGCCAAGGGTTGTTGCAACAAAAGATGACACTGAGCGCGATTGCTGTAGAGCACCACTCTCTCTTTCTTTGACCTAATTGGGCATAATGCCAATGCTTCTGAGTACTTAGCTGCAGCCCCGGAAATATTTCCTGATGAAAACAGGGAATTTCCTTCTAGTTTTACCACCAGTGCTGCTGCCTGTTTGATATGAAGGTCCTCTTTAGGCATATTTTTCTCCCATTTTAGTCTCTGTTTGGAATTCAGTAGTTCGTCAACCTCTTCTTTCACATGGCTATTGATTTGAGTACGACCTGTCCCTTGTGATTCAATACATTCCTGAAGAACATTGACTATAGAGTCTCCAAGCTTCTTATGATCCCCAAGGGATGATATCTCTGCAAGATCCACAAGTGCAGGTACGGTCTTTTCAATCACCTACAGAAAAAATAGTAGATAAGAACTTCGACATTTTTAACGGTGTCCAGATCTATGGTTAAGATACTGCATGGAATGGCTTCTTAAGATTCAGCTTATGGCTGTAATATAATATTGTAAATTGCTATCAAAGAGAAAATAGGAGAAAGCTGGGGACAATCTCATCGTATGGGCACCTCTTGACTATGAAACCATAGAGAGATCATGTCTGAAGGCTTCCATTTCTATTCAATTGATACCACATCCGATTTGATTGAACTCATAGATTCAGTTGCTAAGGAAGGTCAGTCCGCAGAGTGGAGTTaaattccttgaaaaactccTAGTCTTCCTTATtacttttacttcttttttttttttgatgaagtaagatAATATTATTGAAAGGGCATCAGGAAGATGCCAAATTACAACTCTTCCTTATTACTTTTTGTATTTACGCTTTCTTTAATATAAGTaaacaaaaactaaaattctaGTAAAAAGAACTTTACATGTTAATGGATCATAGCAGTACAATACCGAACCTGAAGGCTAGAGATGAAAATGGCTGCAGTAGTTTATAATGATACTAATATCAGGAACAATATGAATAGCAGAACTTTCAGAAAGAGACCGGAAATTCTTAAACTCTGAGCAATCAAAAGTGTACATTGTGGAAACAATGGTACAGAGCCAATAGTATGCATGGACATGCCTGTTCCTTATTTGACGTTTTCATCTTCCTCGAGTTGCATTCTATTCACAGTGTTAGTCATAACACTGACATGGCCTCTCtagaatattttttttcttttgataagtCAAGTTCATGTCATTGGTAAGACAAGGGGTCTCAAAAGTATTTACAGCCTGAGGACTTTGCTAGCTACAATTAACCGTAGAGTCTACTCAAAGTAATTAGTCCTAAGTTCGAGAAGTGTCTTGAATCTGTCAAATATGTTAAGCCTTTTCCTCTCGGTCAAAATATGAATTTGATAAAGGATATGTATGAAGGAGCCATTATTAGTGTGAGAATAGTAGATAGAGATGCAATGAAGTTTCCCATTAGCATGGGTTTACACAGTGGCATTGAGCCTATATTTGTTTATCCTAGTTATTGATGAGCTAACCAACACAATACAAGATTAGGTTCCATGGTGTATGCTATTTGCTGACATTATTGTGCAAAGGTGTCAACCAAAAGCTTGGGCTATAGAGAAGCACTTTAGAGAGTAAGGATTTTAGGATAAGTAGAAGTTAAATTGAATATATGCACTACAAGTTTAATGAGCATGGGAAGAGTGAAATTGAGGTGAGATTAGACGTGACTATAGTGCCTAAATGCAAATAATTCAGATATCCAGGCTCATTGTTCCAAGAGAACGAAATGATAGATAAAAATGATACACATAGAATCAAAATCGAATGGCTGAAATGGAGAAGTGTTACTGGGGTGTTATGTGATATGGAGATGACTACCGTAGTGAAAAATATGTTATATAGAATAATTATAAGACCAGCAATGTTACATGAGAATAAATTTTGGGCCGCTAAAGTTAAAAACATCCGTAAAATGAGAGTTGCAAAGATGGATGTGCGGTCATACATGACTAGAAAAGATTAAGAATTTACATTTGTCAGAAGGTGCAAGTAGCACACACTAAGGACAAAATGAGAAGTATATTAAGATGATTTGGTCGTGTCTTGCATCGACCTCCCGATGCACCGGCCTATAAGTGTGAAACCGTGGTGGGTGAAGATGTTAAAAGGGACGAggtagacctaaaatcacatgaaaGGAAGTTGTCAATAAAGACCTACGCTTTCCTCGAATTCTTGGACGATTGCTCTAGTGgttagcaccctccacttccaaccaagaggttgtgagttcgagtcaccccaagagcaaggttgaggagttcttggagggagggagccgagggtctatcagaaacaacctctctacttcagggtaggggtaaggtctgcgtacacactaccctccccagacctcactagtgggattatactggattgttgttgttgttagcttAGGATAGGGCACGGTGGCGAAGTCAGGAAATTCAATAAGGGtgtgttcaaagtctattttttaATCAATAACGAGTAATATTTTACCCTACACatagtataatttttcgacgaagggtgTTCAGTTGATCACCCTTGACCATACATAACTTCGCCCTGATAGGGCACAATAGAAGTAAAATATCCATATAGACGATACTAGTTAGTTGGAAATACGTTTTAAACATGTTAGTACATTTCTTTAGATCTTATGCTTAGGAGTCTTTTAGTCTTATTAGAAATTCTTATACAAACAGAAAATATAAAGAGCTTCtagtactttttattttattttgttttgtacCTGATATGAATCTAAATGGAGAAACATGATCAATGAGGATTCATATATCTGACCCCAACTTGTTAGGGACTGAGGCTTAGTAGTTGTTGTATTCTCTTCTCAAGTTAAAGCAACTACAATATTCATTCTCTTAAAACTAGAAGATGAGAAAGACTTTCATAAAGCGCAATGAGAAAGACTTTCAGTGTGTCCAATACCTAATGTGTAATGGTGCAAGTAAATTAATATAATTATTCTTCTCATTTCTATTAACAGTTGGAGTTAATTCTCATTGTGCAAGTAGATTTTTTCTATCTGTTGCAAAAGGTCTTAAAGGTTACTCCAGAGGATAAACTAATATGATTCCATCACATTGTGTCATTTCACTTCTAAAATGGATTCTCTGATTCTACCTGAAAATAGGTGTTAAGCAAAACAAAACCTTCTTACTGATTCACAAGAATGCTATCAGCCATAATTGTATGGCTCCTGTTGATTTGGTGCATCTCAACAACAATAAGAAAGAGTTGTCATTGTTAACAACAACCTAACTCAGAAATAAATTGTGAAAAAATATCTGAACGCAGAAGTAGATCAACCAAACAAGATGCTCATTTTAACCTTTTGACAGAGCAAAGCCAAACACCTTCAAGACCGATTGGCACATCAGGCTCAATAGGATGGGAAATAAAAAATTATTGCAAGTAAACATGACCAACATCCTCACACCACCATTTTGCTTTACGTCCTTCCTTCTAATACATGAACATAAACTGTCATCCATAGCACATGCACATGCTGGTGTTGGGGAGAAGAAACTGGGGACTGACGGTGTTGGTAGTTGACAAAGCTTTCCAATTGTTCATGTGATTGAGAGGGTATCACACTTCAGAACTCAGGTTCTTAAAGGCAGAAATTCTCAAGAGTATATGTAAAGCGTGAAACTCAAGTGTGGTGTTGAAAGTATGTGCACTCTTCTATTTACTGATTGATTCGTTTCTTCATTTCTATTTCTTTCTAATTTTTACTAATACCATCTCATTAGATATTACACCTTTCAGGTGTTACATGTTTATCTTCAATACTCATTCTAGTATTAATAGACTTTTTTTGAATACTTATTCTAGTATTCATAGACTTCACCAAATGGAGCTGTATATCCCAAGCTAAGTAACAGAATACTACAACAGTATTCCAAACCTGTTCTGTGGggatttcatttttcttttttttggacaAGTACTGCGGAACATTGCTTTTAAGACAGAAGGTTTCTTTTTAGGGTGATCACTTATGCCATACCAATAGCATACTCTAAAGTTTACACAAAATTCCCATAACTATAACACTCATCTTTTGTTTCCTTCTTCTCTCTACAAATTATGGACTTACATGTGCATGCTCCCAAATACGAATTCTTGCACATTCTGAATGACCCAACCTCTTTGAATTAGAGTTGTATGAACATAATTGACTTCAAAGATCAGTTAAACATCTATGATGAGAATATGAGATACCTATATCGTGAACTAAGAAAAGAGGCATCCAAAGAGTGAAGTATATACCTATTTTTGACTAACAAGTTCTGGAGGCAAACATGACATAGGAAAAGGAATGGAGCACTTTCACAGTCAATAGATGAACTTATGTGATCAAAGTTAAGCTCCAAGAagtaaaagagaaaataaattcatttatcaaagctgagatggttcggacatgtgaaGAGGAGCGGTGCAGATGCttcggtgaggaggtgtgagaggttggccttgTTGGGTGCGAAGAGAGATAGAGGTAGGCCTAAAAAATATTGGGAAGAGGTAATTAGGCAGGATATGACGCAACGTCGGCTTACTGAGGACCTTTGATAGGAGGATGTGGAGGTCGACAATTAGGATAGGAGGTTAGCGGATAGCCGAGCGTATTTCTATGTTGTACCAGTAGGTAGTAGTATTAGTCTTGTACTCTTGTATTCTTAGAATTTTTTTGTTACCTGTTGTTTCCTTCTCTTCAATTAGCTTATTATCTTGTTGATATGTTACTGCTGGTTGATTTCTATCcctttttttttttcgttttccttgagtcgagggtcttcgGAACAACATCTctatcttcacaaggtagggataagaTTTGcgcacacactaccctcccaagaCACGTATGTTGTTGTATATAACATAGAACTTCCCTGTTCCACCACCTGATTCAATTGAACCAAAAACCAAACTACTGAATAAAGTATTCCAGCTACATTAGTACCCTATTCCACCACTTGATTCTATTGAACCTAATACCAATACCGAATAAAATATTCCAGCTCTTAGCTCCAGAAGAATAGTTTTAAAGCACATTATTACCTTATGACAGGTACTTGGATCCTGGAGCAACCACAAAAGACAGTCAATTGCCATATACTGCCAGTCATCTGATGAGCGAGCTATATTGCACAATGCCTCTATAATACCAGGACATGCAGCAACAGGCCCTCGACCAAGCTTGTGATGACAAATTGTCCTTAATAAACCAATTCCAGCAGGGGAATTTTCATTAACAAGTCCACCCCACATTCCTGGAAGCTTGGCTAGAAATTCCGGCTTGCATATAGTAGGAAGAAATTCAGGTTTGAAAGCAAAGCAATTAATAAG
This sequence is a window from Nicotiana tomentosiformis chromosome 5, ASM39032v3, whole genome shotgun sequence. Protein-coding genes within it:
- the LOC104104757 gene encoding uncharacterized protein; this translates as MSMEKASADCPYPGCFFCVMKEANPNKRRASILKFFRELPSQDDDGQVLPISGLWNTAMAHPNDPEFIELGIFECMSALIWKGLKNRRWLSHDQNIYIPYYAAHIIGSYTMNMEEFAERAVRAGVIPPLVELLRGRLTWVEQRVAVRALGHLATYASTFPTVASHGEILELSIQLAMSSLEIVYSHFYQYVDRRLSYHCDLLTRGMGGVEMESRKAEEWASQLQCWSLQLINCFAFKPEFLPTICKPEFLAKLPGMWGGLVNENSPAGIGLLRTICHHKLGRGPVAACPGIIEALCNIARSSDDWQYMAIDCLLWLLQDPSTCHKVIEKTVPALVDLAEISSLGDHKKLGDSIVNVLQECIESQGTGRTQINSHVKEEVDELLNSKQRLKWEKNMPKEDLHIKQAAALVVKLEGNSLFSSGNISGAAAKYSEALALCPIRSKKERVVLYSNRAQCHLLLQQPLAAIGDATRALCLHNPVNRHAKSLWRRAQAYDMLGLAKESLLDAILFINECSQSNDPDLSLRQNKVPDYAERLVKKQMRAAWLFREAAIKHGGVHCEGDAGDMCGQETDDSEWETASESEIGNEERDEIGDDICGWENEVERKDKYKKASIKEIKHGYNVQLTEDDV